The Streptomyces sp. Mut1 genome window below encodes:
- a CDS encoding extracellular solute-binding protein: MPSPTPINRRALFRLGAGVGLSLAAAPLLAACGDGGTTAKAEAKSASLLPNSAIRNIGLNPDLEGTAAGVPQGFFSYPAKPLRATKNTPLKGAKPISATMETFSPPPPSRGKNAAWREIEKLLGGQVNITAVPADDYGTKFSTMVASDSLPDLFMYPESGGVDNKSAFLQTKCADLTPHLAGDAIKDYPNLAAIPKGAWQGAIFGGKLYGIPIARTGTGGAGVYRHDLFEEVGVTSLDQITDLDRFVEVCKELTRPKKDQYAIIAGATTMLAMSAGAPSFWRLDEKTGKFTADLETPEYRKAVETARLLYKAGCYYPGTLQMSGAQKAQYTDMFKNGKGAYVYDGMPTYLAPGVGYIAAMKAIDKKYDPRPFVPVGRDAVAWMDNVALQNTHISKASGDRVKEILAFADFAASPFGSLEYTLINYGVEGRDFTRDAQGNPALTKQGTQDVTVPWKFAASAVPAIFSADSEQGVRHVHDTFTRMIPMMVADPTLQYSSPTWDSKGSGSLGTLKGDALKDIISGRKPMSAYDQLVKDYLAKGGEKARGEFEEAFQKGKK; this comes from the coding sequence GTGCCGAGCCCCACCCCCATCAACCGCAGAGCGCTCTTCCGCCTGGGCGCCGGCGTCGGCCTCTCACTCGCCGCCGCCCCGCTGCTCGCCGCCTGCGGCGACGGCGGCACGACCGCGAAGGCAGAGGCCAAGAGCGCGTCCCTGCTCCCGAACAGCGCCATCCGCAACATCGGGCTCAACCCCGACCTCGAAGGCACCGCCGCCGGCGTCCCGCAGGGCTTCTTCAGCTACCCGGCCAAGCCGCTGCGGGCCACGAAGAACACCCCGCTCAAGGGCGCGAAGCCGATCAGCGCCACGATGGAGACGTTCTCACCGCCGCCGCCCTCGCGCGGCAAGAACGCCGCCTGGCGGGAGATCGAGAAGCTCCTCGGCGGCCAGGTGAACATCACGGCCGTGCCCGCCGACGACTACGGCACCAAGTTCTCCACCATGGTCGCCAGCGACAGCCTGCCCGACCTCTTCATGTACCCGGAGAGCGGCGGTGTCGACAACAAGTCCGCCTTCCTCCAGACGAAGTGCGCCGACCTGACCCCGCACCTCGCCGGGGACGCGATCAAGGACTATCCCAACCTCGCCGCGATCCCCAAGGGCGCCTGGCAGGGCGCGATCTTCGGCGGCAAGCTCTACGGCATCCCCATCGCCCGCACCGGAACCGGCGGCGCCGGGGTCTACCGCCACGACCTCTTCGAGGAGGTCGGTGTCACCAGCCTGGACCAGATCACCGACCTCGACCGCTTCGTCGAGGTGTGCAAGGAGCTGACCCGCCCCAAGAAGGACCAGTACGCGATCATCGCGGGCGCCACCACCATGCTCGCGATGTCGGCGGGCGCGCCCAGTTTCTGGCGGCTGGACGAGAAGACCGGCAAGTTCACCGCCGACCTGGAGACGCCCGAGTACCGCAAGGCGGTGGAGACGGCCCGCCTGCTGTACAAGGCCGGCTGCTACTACCCGGGCACCCTCCAGATGTCCGGGGCGCAGAAGGCCCAGTACACGGACATGTTCAAGAACGGCAAGGGCGCCTACGTGTACGACGGGATGCCCACGTATTTGGCGCCGGGCGTCGGCTACATCGCCGCGATGAAGGCGATCGACAAGAAGTACGACCCGCGCCCCTTCGTCCCGGTCGGCAGGGACGCCGTCGCCTGGATGGACAACGTCGCGCTCCAGAACACCCACATCAGCAAGGCGTCCGGGGACCGCGTCAAGGAGATCCTGGCCTTCGCCGACTTCGCGGCCTCGCCGTTCGGCAGTCTGGAGTACACCCTCATCAACTACGGCGTCGAAGGACGGGACTTCACCCGTGACGCCCAGGGCAACCCGGCCCTGACCAAGCAGGGCACCCAGGACGTCACGGTGCCCTGGAAGTTCGCCGCGTCCGCGGTGCCGGCGATCTTCAGCGCCGACTCCGAGCAGGGCGTGCGCCACGTGCACGACACGTTCACCAGGATGATCCCGATGATGGTGGCGGACCCGACGCTCCAGTACTCCTCGCCCACCTGGGACTCCAAGGGCTCGGGCAGCCTCGGCACGCTCAAGGGCGACGCCCTCAAGGACATCATCTCCGGCCGCAAGCCCATGTCCGCCTACGACCAGCTGGTCAAGGACTACCTGGCCAAGGGCGGCGAGAAGGCTCGCGGTGAGTTCGAGGAAGCCTTCCAGAAGGGGAAGAAGTGA
- a CDS encoding LacI family DNA-binding transcriptional regulator, with the protein MRRQSTAGDGQRRATVTDVARRAGVSTATVSRVLNRNYPVAEATRERVESAMRELGYVVNAHARALAGVSNRTVGIIVNEVIDPFYAYIARGVEREAALGGRLCLVCCTQGDPQRELAFIDLMHERRADAVVVVGGSIADRGYTSELARRARELEAGGSKLVLCGRPPLGEAAPTAAVEYDNEGGAFAITDHLLMQGHERILYLGGPPRLSTTRDRLAGHRRALELRGVPIDPDLAQPGAFSRSFGYRRMAELLRDGPSFTAVFAANDMVAAGAAQALEEAGVRVPKDISLVGYDDIPVAQELRPRLTTVHVPLEEMGRQAVRLAVSGGDEDDWREPTTGALRLGTHIVVRDSVAPRSGRPARV; encoded by the coding sequence ATGCGCCGGCAGAGCACGGCCGGGGACGGACAACGGCGCGCGACGGTCACCGATGTGGCCCGGCGCGCGGGTGTCTCGACTGCCACCGTCTCCCGCGTCCTCAACCGCAACTACCCGGTGGCGGAGGCGACTCGGGAGCGGGTGGAGTCGGCGATGCGCGAGCTCGGCTACGTCGTCAACGCACACGCCCGCGCGCTGGCCGGGGTCTCCAACCGCACCGTGGGCATCATCGTCAACGAGGTCATCGACCCCTTCTACGCCTACATCGCGCGCGGTGTGGAGCGGGAGGCCGCACTCGGGGGACGGCTCTGCCTGGTCTGCTGCACCCAGGGCGACCCGCAGCGCGAGCTGGCCTTCATCGACCTGATGCACGAGCGCAGAGCGGATGCGGTCGTGGTGGTGGGGGGCTCCATCGCGGACCGGGGCTACACCTCGGAACTGGCCCGCCGGGCACGCGAACTGGAAGCCGGCGGCTCGAAACTGGTGCTGTGCGGCCGGCCCCCGCTGGGCGAGGCCGCGCCCACCGCGGCCGTCGAGTACGACAACGAGGGCGGCGCCTTCGCGATCACCGACCATCTGCTGATGCAGGGTCACGAGCGCATCCTCTACCTCGGCGGCCCGCCCAGGCTCTCCACCACCCGCGACCGGCTCGCCGGCCACCGCCGCGCCCTGGAACTGCGGGGCGTCCCCATCGACCCCGACCTGGCCCAGCCGGGCGCCTTCAGCCGCAGCTTCGGCTACCGCAGGATGGCCGAACTCCTCCGCGACGGGCCCTCGTTCACCGCCGTGTTCGCGGCCAACGACATGGTCGCGGCCGGCGCCGCACAGGCCCTGGAGGAGGCCGGTGTGCGGGTCCCCAAGGACATCTCGCTGGTGGGGTACGACGACATCCCGGTCGCCCAGGAGCTGCGCCCCCGGCTGACCACCGTCCACGTCCCGCTGGAGGAGATGGGCCGCCAGGCGGTACGGCTGGCCGTGTCCGGCGGGGACGAGGACGACTGGCGGGAGCCGACCACGGGGGCACTGCGGCTCGGCACCCACATTGTGGTACGCGATTCCGTGGCACCCCGGTCGGGCCGGCCGGCCCGGGTGTGA
- a CDS encoding right-handed parallel beta-helix repeat-containing protein, producing MNRPPNVVRATAATAVFLAALLAAPAAGAAPGARTLYAAPDGRGTSCTAARPCTPEGARDLARTETRRAVRVLLKDGTYRLDAPLKLGAADSGTTWAAAPGAHPVLSGGQDITGWRKNTDGTWSAAVPAGTTPRQLFVDGRRATRARGDACPASTCDATATGMTGATATGIDHWQRPTDAEAVIRVRWRNYHCRIADVSGDTLTFAQPCWTNSASGTDRTGPAWDSTAVDSTRYSGVAFFENAPELLDQPGEFVWDSAGRTVTYLPRRGENMRHARAVTPHTEQLLVIDGGHDITVSSIGFAYAAYRQPDTDEGYAGMQAGLTLTGATGPVDHAGRYYTKPAAAVTVRGGRRVTIDTGRFTHLGGAGAILEAGTKDSALTRSTFTDLSSGAVYVGDTEPMPEAPLAGERNTVAYNTISRTGVEYTDAVGIWAGYEAELTVDHNSLDHLPYSAISVGWGWNQPEAQKSVLRDNKVTDNRITDVMEVARRQHDGGAIYTQGAQPGTVLSGNYINRSAYGNTERDGNGIYLDEQSSHITVEKNVITRIGYKWVSNWADYGIENTARGNWTDTAAPELGGTGSVMTGNHTGLDRLPAAALAVAARAGAHGGPVEQLRTDLARKGTATQSSTDGTAAAGLALDADTNTDTATLSEDGAWWQVDLGAVRRIRQVEVWNDASSTTADFDIVTDDATVHVSGKALRPTVVNLDSRTRTVRIVTSGTGRVALSQVLVHP from the coding sequence GTGAACCGCCCCCCGAACGTCGTACGCGCCACCGCCGCCACCGCGGTCTTCCTGGCCGCCCTTCTCGCCGCCCCCGCCGCCGGGGCCGCCCCCGGGGCCCGCACCCTGTACGCCGCCCCCGACGGCCGGGGCACCTCCTGCACCGCCGCCCGCCCCTGCACCCCCGAGGGCGCCCGCGACCTGGCCCGCACCGAGACCCGGCGGGCCGTCCGCGTACTCCTGAAGGACGGCACCTACCGGCTCGACGCGCCCCTGAAGCTCGGCGCCGCGGACTCCGGCACCACCTGGGCCGCGGCCCCCGGCGCCCACCCCGTCCTCTCCGGCGGCCAGGACATCACCGGCTGGCGGAAGAACACCGACGGCACCTGGAGCGCGGCCGTCCCCGCCGGCACCACCCCGCGCCAGCTCTTCGTCGACGGCCGGCGCGCGACCCGCGCCCGTGGCGACGCCTGCCCCGCGAGCACCTGCGACGCCACCGCCACCGGCATGACCGGCGCCACCGCGACCGGCATCGACCACTGGCAGCGACCCACCGACGCCGAAGCCGTCATCCGCGTCCGGTGGCGCAACTACCACTGCCGGATCGCGGACGTCAGCGGCGACACCCTCACCTTCGCCCAGCCCTGCTGGACCAACTCCGCGAGCGGCACCGACCGCACCGGCCCCGCGTGGGACTCCACGGCCGTCGACTCCACCCGCTACAGCGGCGTCGCCTTCTTCGAGAACGCGCCCGAACTCCTCGACCAGCCCGGTGAGTTCGTCTGGGACTCGGCCGGCCGCACCGTCACCTACCTGCCGCGCCGGGGCGAGAACATGCGCCACGCGCGCGCCGTGACCCCGCACACCGAACAGCTGCTCGTCATCGACGGCGGTCACGACATCACCGTCAGCTCCATCGGCTTCGCCTACGCGGCCTACCGGCAGCCCGACACCGACGAGGGCTACGCGGGCATGCAGGCCGGTCTCACCCTGACCGGAGCCACCGGCCCCGTCGACCACGCGGGCCGCTACTACACCAAGCCCGCCGCCGCGGTCACCGTACGCGGCGGCCGGCGGGTGACCATCGACACCGGCCGGTTCACCCACCTCGGCGGCGCCGGAGCGATCCTGGAAGCCGGCACGAAGGACAGCGCGCTGACCCGCTCGACGTTCACCGACCTCTCCTCGGGCGCGGTGTACGTCGGTGACACCGAGCCGATGCCCGAAGCCCCGCTCGCCGGGGAGCGCAACACCGTCGCGTACAACACCATCAGCCGCACCGGCGTCGAGTACACCGACGCGGTCGGCATCTGGGCCGGTTACGAGGCGGAGCTGACCGTCGACCACAACAGCCTGGACCACCTCCCGTACTCCGCGATCTCCGTCGGCTGGGGCTGGAACCAGCCCGAGGCGCAGAAGTCCGTGCTCCGCGACAACAAGGTGACGGACAACCGCATCACCGACGTCATGGAGGTCGCGCGCCGGCAGCACGACGGCGGCGCCATCTACACCCAGGGCGCACAGCCCGGCACGGTCCTGAGCGGCAACTACATCAACCGCTCCGCGTACGGCAACACCGAGCGCGACGGCAACGGCATCTACCTGGACGAACAGTCCTCGCACATCACCGTCGAGAAGAACGTCATCACCCGCATCGGCTACAAGTGGGTCTCCAACTGGGCGGACTACGGCATCGAGAACACCGCGCGCGGCAACTGGACCGACACCGCCGCCCCCGAACTCGGCGGGACGGGCTCCGTCATGACGGGCAACCACACCGGTCTCGACCGGCTCCCGGCGGCGGCCCTCGCCGTCGCGGCCCGGGCCGGCGCGCACGGCGGCCCGGTCGAACAACTGCGCACCGACCTGGCCCGCAAGGGCACGGCCACCCAGTCCTCCACCGACGGCACGGCCGCGGCCGGTCTCGCCCTGGACGCCGACACCAACACCGACACCGCGACCCTCTCCGAGGACGGCGCCTGGTGGCAGGTGGACCTCGGAGCCGTACGCCGCATCCGGCAGGTCGAGGTCTGGAACGACGCCTCCTCCACCACCGCCGACTTCGACATCGTCACCGACGACGCCACCGTCCACGTCAGCGGCAAGGCGCTGCGCCCCACCGTCGTGAACCTGGACAGCCGGACCCGCACGGTGAGGATCGTGACGTCCGGCACGGGCCGGGTCGCGCTGTCCCAGGTGCTCGTCCACCCCTGA
- a CDS encoding carbohydrate ABC transporter permease, giving the protein MERPTRLGQTAKAVAVVVVVLAVAYPLVGVIGTSFASQTDIIKSSGLVLWPDHPTLDAYRTIFTGGVVTRALIVSVGITVFGTLASLLVTVGMAYGLSRRDVTGSRFILMTALFTMLFNAGIIPNFLLVKGLGLYDTYAALVMPTLVSAFNLVVLRSFFMNLPEELYDAAKVDGAGDFRILVRIVLPLSKAVLAVISLFYAVTYWNAFFNSLLYLNDSDKWPLPMVLRTYVLQGQSLNAASAGEVLAPQQAVQMAVLVIAVVPILCVYPFLQRYFTKGVLTGAVKG; this is encoded by the coding sequence ATGGAGCGCCCGACCCGGCTCGGTCAGACCGCGAAGGCCGTCGCCGTCGTGGTCGTCGTGCTCGCCGTCGCCTACCCCCTGGTCGGCGTCATCGGGACGAGCTTCGCCTCGCAGACCGACATCATCAAGAGCTCCGGCCTCGTGCTGTGGCCCGACCACCCCACCCTCGACGCCTACCGCACGATCTTCACCGGCGGAGTCGTCACCCGGGCACTGATCGTCTCCGTCGGCATCACCGTGTTCGGGACCCTCGCCAGCCTGCTCGTCACCGTCGGCATGGCCTACGGACTCTCCCGCCGCGACGTGACCGGCTCCCGCTTCATCCTGATGACGGCCCTGTTCACCATGCTGTTCAACGCCGGCATCATCCCGAACTTCCTCCTGGTCAAGGGACTGGGCCTGTACGACACCTACGCGGCGCTCGTCATGCCCACCCTGGTCAGCGCCTTCAACCTGGTCGTCCTGCGCTCCTTCTTCATGAACCTGCCGGAGGAGCTGTACGACGCCGCCAAGGTCGACGGAGCCGGCGACTTCCGCATCCTGGTGCGCATCGTCCTGCCGCTGTCCAAGGCGGTCCTCGCCGTGATCAGCCTCTTCTACGCGGTGACGTACTGGAACGCCTTCTTCAACTCGCTCCTGTACCTCAACGACTCCGACAAGTGGCCGCTGCCCATGGTGCTGCGGACCTATGTCCTCCAGGGCCAGAGCCTCAACGCGGCCTCGGCCGGCGAAGTGCTCGCCCCGCAGCAGGCCGTCCAGATGGCGGTCCTGGTGATCGCCGTCGTCCCGATCCTCTGCGTCTACCCCTTCCTCCAGCGCTACTTCACCAAGGGCGTGCTCACCGGCGCAGTCAAGGGCTGA
- a CDS encoding TetR/AcrR family transcriptional regulator — protein sequence MAETQQGPRARYREQTRAEIKEVALRQLADGGMAALALTRIAKEMGLSGPALYRYFASRDDLLSALIRDAYDDAATAIGAAAATAEDRAPRERLRVLAGAYRGWAITQPHRYLLIQGSPVPGYVAPADTLERARAVLGPFLPVFAGGSPGAGVASVVDRMAAWLEADAGVGAWVAGYAPDTAGDPGTSAAALAGALLAWAQLHGAVGLEVAGQFAGMGHDGQTLLAAQTGMLADAFGLE from the coding sequence ATGGCGGAGACGCAGCAGGGGCCGCGGGCCCGGTACCGGGAGCAGACCCGGGCGGAGATCAAGGAAGTGGCGCTGCGGCAGCTCGCCGACGGTGGCATGGCGGCGCTCGCGCTCACGCGGATCGCCAAGGAGATGGGCCTGTCGGGCCCCGCTCTCTACCGCTACTTCGCCAGCCGCGACGACCTGCTGAGCGCCCTGATCCGGGACGCGTACGACGACGCCGCCACGGCGATCGGCGCGGCGGCGGCCACCGCCGAGGACCGAGCCCCGCGTGAGCGGCTGCGTGTACTGGCCGGGGCCTACCGCGGCTGGGCGATCACCCAGCCGCACCGCTATCTGCTGATCCAGGGCTCTCCGGTGCCGGGGTATGTGGCCCCCGCCGACACCCTGGAGCGCGCCCGTGCCGTGCTCGGGCCCTTCCTGCCGGTGTTCGCGGGCGGTTCGCCCGGGGCGGGTGTGGCCTCGGTGGTGGACCGGATGGCGGCGTGGCTGGAGGCGGACGCCGGCGTGGGCGCCTGGGTGGCCGGGTACGCGCCGGACACCGCGGGCGACCCCGGGACGTCGGCCGCCGCACTGGCCGGCGCGCTGCTGGCGTGGGCTCAGTTGCACGGGGCGGTGGGCCTGGAGGTGGCGGGACAGTTCGCGGGCATGGGCCACGACGGTCAGACCCTGCTCGCGGCCCAGACCGGCATGCTGGCGGACGCCTTCGGCCTGGAGTGA
- a CDS encoding M1 family metallopeptidase, whose translation MTTRRSVLALGGATVAAAAAVPALGTPALARPHPFAPEPGSDGVGDPLFPTLGNGGYQVTHYDLTFDFTPVTYDFTGTVKISAKATQDLSAFNLDTDGHTIDSVTVAGRPARWELTSGQSGQELTVTPARPLRDHQAFTVEIRYRGNGKAPRLGLTGWNFGSDGGFASAAQSSRADTFLPCNDTPSDKATWTFHISAPKGFVATANGELTHRTPRADGSTVWHFALRERMATELIGIAVVKGTYLYGSSHRGLPLRHIVPQGQEDTYAPVVARTADHLAWLEAKFGRYPFSVYGLHIYDGYTDALENQTLSLFATSWFKPNAQGQPGYETTMVHELVHQWFGDSVTPHDWQQAWLNEGPAVYYAGLYGEERGWSVLADKMKATYEKLDAVRAADGPPGRPDALGGTNIYDGGALVLYALNLRIGGRAFDKVMREWVKRYKDSTYTTEAFIRHTVHVTRDMSLDGFLRDWLFGAVNPPMPGHPDWKATA comes from the coding sequence GTGACGACAAGACGCTCGGTCCTCGCACTCGGCGGTGCCACCGTGGCGGCAGCGGCCGCCGTACCCGCCCTCGGCACCCCGGCCCTGGCACGGCCGCACCCATTCGCCCCGGAGCCCGGCTCCGACGGAGTCGGCGACCCCCTGTTCCCCACGCTCGGCAACGGCGGCTACCAGGTCACCCACTACGACCTGACCTTTGACTTCACCCCGGTGACGTACGACTTCACCGGAACCGTGAAGATCAGCGCGAAGGCCACCCAGGACCTCTCCGCCTTCAACCTCGACACCGACGGCCACACCATCGACTCCGTCACCGTCGCCGGCCGCCCCGCCCGCTGGGAACTGACGTCCGGCCAGAGCGGCCAGGAGCTGACGGTCACCCCCGCCCGTCCCCTCCGCGACCACCAGGCGTTCACGGTCGAGATCCGCTACCGGGGCAACGGCAAGGCGCCCCGGCTCGGTCTCACCGGCTGGAACTTCGGCAGCGACGGCGGCTTCGCTTCGGCCGCCCAGTCCTCCCGCGCCGACACCTTCCTGCCCTGCAACGACACCCCGTCCGACAAGGCGACGTGGACCTTCCACATCAGCGCCCCCAAGGGCTTCGTCGCCACCGCCAACGGCGAACTCACCCACCGCACCCCGCGCGCCGACGGCTCCACCGTCTGGCACTTCGCCCTCCGCGAGCGCATGGCCACCGAACTCATCGGCATCGCCGTCGTCAAGGGCACCTACCTGTACGGCAGCAGCCACCGCGGCCTGCCCCTGCGCCACATCGTCCCGCAGGGCCAGGAGGACACCTACGCCCCGGTCGTCGCCCGCACCGCCGACCATCTGGCCTGGCTGGAGGCGAAGTTCGGCCGCTACCCGTTCTCCGTGTACGGGCTGCACATCTACGACGGCTACACCGACGCCCTGGAGAACCAGACCCTCTCGCTCTTCGCCACCAGCTGGTTCAAGCCCAACGCCCAGGGGCAGCCCGGCTACGAGACCACCATGGTCCACGAACTCGTCCACCAGTGGTTCGGCGACTCCGTCACCCCGCACGACTGGCAGCAGGCCTGGCTCAACGAAGGCCCCGCCGTGTACTACGCGGGACTGTACGGCGAGGAGCGCGGCTGGTCCGTACTCGCCGACAAGATGAAGGCCACCTACGAGAAGCTCGACGCCGTCCGCGCCGCCGACGGCCCGCCCGGACGGCCGGACGCGCTCGGCGGCACCAACATCTACGACGGCGGCGCCCTCGTCCTGTACGCCCTGAACCTGCGGATCGGCGGGCGCGCCTTCGACAAGGTCATGCGCGAGTGGGTGAAGCGCTACAAGGACTCCACCTACACCACCGAGGCCTTCATCCGTCACACCGTGCATGTCACACGTGACATGTCACTCGACGGGTTCCTGCGCGACTGGCTCTTCGGGGCCGTGAACCCGCCCATGCCCGGCCACCCCGACTGGAAGGCCACCGCGTGA
- a CDS encoding hydroxyacid dehydrogenase, translating into MSTGLLDDVFPPAVRSRLEETADLLDPSVISEFGSPAALRALSGAEVLLTGWGCPPVDAALLDRAPGLRAVIHAAGTVKTFLSPAAFERGIVVSSAAAANAVPVAEFTLAAIIMGAKRVFPLAGLYRARRTHRTAADLDRHAWLGTHGLTVGVVGASRIGRRVIELLRVLDAEVLLHDPYLSAAEATALGVTPVDLDTLVATSDVVSLHAPDTPETRGMIDARRLSLMRPGTLLVNTARGPLVDTEALTGHLVDGRLDAVLDVTSPEPLPPGHPLWDLPNVFLTPHLAGAQGNEVGRLGALAVDELARYARGEPFGHPVHRADLGRIA; encoded by the coding sequence ATGAGCACCGGGCTGCTGGACGACGTCTTCCCACCCGCCGTCCGGTCCCGGCTGGAGGAGACCGCGGATCTCCTCGACCCGTCCGTGATCAGCGAGTTCGGCTCCCCGGCCGCGCTCCGCGCGCTCTCCGGGGCGGAGGTGCTGCTGACCGGCTGGGGCTGCCCGCCCGTCGACGCGGCGCTGCTGGACCGGGCACCCGGGCTGCGGGCGGTCATCCACGCGGCGGGCACAGTGAAAACGTTTCTGTCCCCGGCCGCCTTCGAGCGCGGGATCGTCGTCTCGTCGGCCGCCGCGGCCAACGCGGTGCCGGTGGCCGAGTTCACGCTGGCCGCGATCATCATGGGCGCGAAGCGGGTGTTCCCGCTGGCCGGCCTCTACCGCGCCCGCCGCACGCATCGCACCGCCGCCGACCTGGACCGCCACGCCTGGCTCGGCACGCACGGCCTGACCGTCGGCGTGGTCGGGGCGTCCAGGATCGGGCGCCGGGTGATCGAGCTGCTGCGGGTCCTGGACGCGGAGGTGCTGCTGCACGACCCGTATCTGAGCGCCGCCGAGGCAACGGCCCTCGGTGTCACCCCGGTCGACCTCGACACCCTCGTGGCGACCAGCGACGTGGTGAGCCTCCACGCCCCGGACACCCCCGAGACCCGGGGCATGATCGACGCGCGCCGGCTCAGCCTGATGCGCCCCGGAACCCTGCTCGTCAACACGGCGCGCGGCCCGCTCGTGGACACCGAGGCGCTGACCGGTCATCTGGTCGACGGCCGGCTCGACGCCGTCCTCGACGTCACATCGCCCGAGCCGCTGCCGCCCGGCCACCCCCTGTGGGACCTGCCCAACGTCTTCCTGACCCCGCACCTGGCGGGCGCCCAGGGCAACGAGGTGGGGCGGCTCGGCGCGCTCGCCGTGGACGAACTCGCGCGGTACGCGAGGGGCGAGCCGTTCGGGCATCCCGTGCACCGGGCCGACCTCGGGAGGATCGCGTGA
- a CDS encoding ABC transporter permease, which produces MADTAPPLPRGKRRKRGEEPAPQAGPALAAPHRLTLGQRIKRDRVMLLLTLPGLLYFIVFHYVPLLGYVVAFQDYQPYLGYMHSVWVGFANFTAAFSEPAFWSATFNTLEIALVQLVFFFPIPIALALLLNSIASDRIRRFVQSVVYLPHFIGWVIIVSIFQQILGGAGVLPDFLGGLGLPRYDMMSDPDAFPWLLTLQVAWKDAGWGTIIILAALLNIDRQQYEAAAIDGAGPRRRLWHVTLPGIAPVLILLLILNLGQILSVGFEQILLQRDAVGPDAGEVLDTYVYYHGIKDNDWGVAAAVGLVKAVIGTALVLGANKFAHRLGHEGVYRGADR; this is translated from the coding sequence ATGGCTGACACAGCACCCCCGCTGCCGCGCGGAAAGCGGCGAAAGCGGGGCGAAGAACCCGCCCCGCAAGCCGGCCCGGCCCTCGCCGCACCGCACCGGCTCACGCTCGGACAGCGCATCAAACGCGACCGGGTGATGCTGCTGCTCACCCTGCCCGGCCTGCTCTACTTCATCGTCTTCCACTACGTGCCGCTGCTCGGGTACGTGGTGGCGTTCCAGGACTACCAGCCGTACCTCGGATACATGCACAGCGTGTGGGTGGGCTTCGCCAACTTCACCGCGGCGTTCAGCGAACCGGCCTTCTGGAGCGCGACGTTCAACACCCTGGAGATCGCCCTCGTCCAGTTGGTGTTCTTCTTCCCCATACCCATCGCCCTGGCCCTGCTGCTCAACAGCATCGCCAGCGACCGCATCCGGCGCTTCGTGCAGAGCGTCGTCTACCTGCCGCACTTCATCGGCTGGGTCATCATCGTCTCGATCTTCCAGCAGATCCTGGGCGGCGCCGGAGTGCTGCCCGACTTCCTGGGCGGCCTGGGACTGCCGCGCTACGACATGATGAGCGACCCCGACGCCTTCCCCTGGCTGCTCACCCTCCAGGTGGCCTGGAAGGACGCCGGCTGGGGCACGATCATCATCCTCGCGGCCCTCCTCAACATCGACCGGCAGCAGTACGAGGCCGCCGCGATCGACGGGGCCGGACCCCGGCGCCGCCTGTGGCACGTCACGCTGCCCGGCATCGCCCCCGTACTCATCCTGCTGCTCATCCTCAACCTCGGCCAGATCCTCTCCGTCGGCTTCGAGCAGATCCTGCTCCAGCGCGACGCGGTCGGACCGGACGCGGGCGAGGTGCTTGACACCTACGTCTACTACCACGGCATCAAGGACAACGACTGGGGCGTCGCCGCCGCCGTCGGACTCGTCAAGGCGGTCATCGGCACCGCACTCGTGCTGGGCGCCAACAAGTTCGCCCACCGACTCGGCCACGAAGGGGTGTACCGCGGTGCTGACCGCTGA